One stretch of Rana temporaria chromosome 10, aRanTem1.1, whole genome shotgun sequence DNA includes these proteins:
- the LOC120916130 gene encoding taste receptor type 1 member 1-like, with translation MTFLNTSDLYSCRPCGPDQWSPVRSDICSNRTLEYLYWTDPLSLLLLSIITLLILVIVTIAAIFVINLNTPVVKSAGGKMCLGMLLSLALSCFTLYCYFGEPGVVTCMVRQPVFAVSFTVCFSCIVVHAFQIVCIFKMASLMPRVYDIWVKKNGSDVFIAVSSAIQVLISVVWIVVKPPRPVADYSTFPDQIILKCSETVSVGAITQITYIGSLCMICFIFCYMGKDLPESYNEAKCISFSLLVYFISWIGFFTTYIVYQGKYLAAVNAYAVLVSVLGILIGYFVPKCYIILFRPELNTTEHFQAAIQNYTKKQSAHE, from the coding sequence ATCTTTATTCCTGCCGGCCTTGTGGACCCGACCAGTGGTCTCCAGTGAGAAGTGACATCTGTTCTAACCGAACCTTGGAATATCTTTACTGGACGGACCCGttatccctcctccttctttctaTCATTACATTACTCATATTGGTAATCGTCACTATAGCCGCCATCTTTGTTATCAATCTGAACACTCCGGTAGTGAAATCGGCGGGAGGGAAGATGTGTCTGGGGATGTTGCTGTCCTTAGCGCTCTCTTGTTTCACCTTGTACTGCTATTTCGGAGAGCCGGGGGTGGTCACGTGTATGGTGAGGCAACCCGTCTTTGCCGTGAGTTTCACCGTCTGCTTCTCCTGCATCGTGGTCCACGCCTTTCAGATTGTGTGTATTTTCAAGATGGCCTCCCTTATGCCAAGAGTATACGACATCTGGGTGAAGAAGAACGGCTCAGACGTCTTCATTGCCGTCAGTTCCGCCATCCAGGTTCTGATCTCCGTTGTGTGGATCGTGGTGAAGCCTCCAAGACCTGTAGCGGATTATTCCACCTTCCCGGATCAGATCATACTGAAATGTTCCGAGACGGTATCTGTCGGCGCCATCACTCAAATCACCTACATCGGATCCCTCTGTATgatatgtttcatcttctgctataTGGGGAAAGACCTACCGGAGAGCTACAACGAGGCCAAGTGCATCTCATTCAGTTTGCTGGTCTACTTCATCTCCTGGATCGGGTTCTTCACCACGTACATCGTCTATCAGGGGAAGTACCTTGCTGCGGTCAACGCCTACGCCGTCCTCGTCAGTGTGTTGGGGATTCTCATTGGCTATTTTGTTCCAAAATGTTACATCATTCTTTTCAGACCAGAACTGAACACTACGGAACATTTCCAGGCCGCCATCCAGAATTACACCAAGAAACAGTCCGCACATGAGTAG
- the LOC120915735 gene encoding transcription factor HES-5-like: MAVNAATCRISPEYSEHKLTAKEKNRIRKPAVEKMRRDRINSSINQLRKILEQEFQLLQPDSKPEKADVLEIAVQFLRQTMGRDGNGGKPFPRTEQKQFRQGYSKCLHETLSYLTIHRVEEEAQIRLLNHFHRLETPREPSHLQASSQPSTQQAKHHQPPTGSFKPLWRPW, translated from the exons ATGGCTGTCAATGCCGCTACCTGCCGGATCTCCCCGGAGTATTCCGAACACAAGCTCACCGCCAAGGAGAAGAATAGG ATAAGGAAGCCAGCGGTGGAGAAGATGCGCAGAGATCGCATTAACAGCAGCATCAATCAGCTGCGCAAAATCTTGGAGCAAGAGTTCCAACTGCTGCAACCGGATTCCAAGCCTGAGAAGGCCGACGTGCTGGAAATCGCTGTGCAGTTCCTGAGGCAGACCATGGGCAGAGATGGCAATG GTGGCAAACCATTCCCAAGGACGGAGCAGAAGCAGTTCAGACAAGGCTACTCGAAGTGTCTGCACGAGACGCTGTCCTATCTCACCATCCATCGCGTTGAGGAGGAGGCCCAGATCAGACTACTGAACCACTTCCACCGACTGGAGACCCCCCGAGAACCCAGTCACCTCCAGGCCTCCTCTCAGCCCTCCACCCAACAGGCAAAGCACCACCAACCCCCAACTGGCAGCTTCAAGCCTTTGTGGAGACCATGGTAG